Proteins from a single region of Argopecten irradians isolate NY chromosome 7, Ai_NY, whole genome shotgun sequence:
- the LOC138327150 gene encoding uncharacterized protein, with translation MLPIFFIAKIKKKECAKKRIDVNFRQVLAPKFSECDVKITTRRTCLPVHKSWIVTHVIDGRTSEQNRTTATGREIVGSYTIRIQSTTSTIAAEKEREKYKSELKLKNEELEAKTTLLTRQKTVDPEPQPTGINSETPPDLSDPMRPLKIAEKYNELYDNEWTDAMEILGEIEENEQINVQVLLETLKKCYRFCADLAEKQMESIEMALVHPPDNKPKHTWEKPKKLDIPKSIHKQLKDCRKEMSFATIDSIKQKQLTDKLGSLATKIPNFVSKCIEICWFMCVLDPPVVLGDEAAVGTTFDTNTYKPYTHSGTVVSYNVWPPLLLHQKGSLLVKGIVQPVKVEKKKTSERMDINGVGETKKTKTNTDYGKTYSVKGTDRLPEYPEYSHSDAGYDPFKDAFGRQEPVTTKSVKRYDGHLTGAVGHDDYKNKYDWRDPVTTSKPVQTDTKWRDHKPYDYSSTANHTPVTRYGSESHYAHVRDRVEGNRRNYGDYDYYDYQTPTTSYKQQLVSSDRTTFDYKGRKYVEIGDKFIPYENYVRLFGKHHDSHA, from the exons ATGCTACCGATTTTCTTTAttgctaaaattaaaaaaaaagagtgTGCGAAAAAACGCATCGACGTAAATTTCCGGCAGGTGCTTGCTCCGAAGTTTTCCGAATGTGACGTCAAGATTACGACTCGCCGTACCTGTTTACCGGTGCACAAATCGTGGATTGTTACTCATGTTATAGACG GACGAACTTCAGAACAAAACAGAACAACTGCAACAGGCAGAGAAATAGTTGGAAGTTACACAATCAGAATCCAATCGACTACGAGCACAATTGCAgcagagaaagagagagagaaatatAAATCTGAGTTAAAGCTGAAAAATGAGGAACTGGAAGCAAAAACGACATTATTGACAAG aCAAAAGACAGTAGATCCTGAGCCGCAGCCAACTGGTATCAATTCTGAAACCCCTCCTGACCTCAGCGACCCTATGAGGCCTTTAAAGATCGCAGAGAAATACAACGAACTGTATGACAACGAATGGACAGACGCCATGGAGATACTAGGCGAGATTGAAGAGAATGAACAAATTAATGTACAAGTTCTGCTCGAGACTTTAAAG AAATGCTACAGATTTTGTGCAGACCTAGCCGAAAAGCAGATGGAGTCTATAGAAATGGCTCTAGTACACCCTCCTGAT AATAAACCAAAACATACTTGGGAAAAACCGAAGAAGTTAGACATTCCGAAATCCATACACAAGCAGTTGAAGGATTGCAGGAAAGAAATGTCATTTGCGACTATAGACAGCATTAAACAG aAACAACTTACTGACAAACTAGGATCGCTTGCGACCAAAATCCCCAACTTCGTGAGCAAATGCATCGAGATATGCTGGTTCATGTGTGTACTGGATCCCCCAGTTGTCCTTGGAGATGAAGCTGCCGTTGGCACGACGTTCGACACCAACACCTACAAGCCATACACTCACAGTGGGACAgttgtatcgtacaatgtatggCCACCATTACTTCTACATCAAAAGGGAAGTCTCCTTGTGAAAGGCATCGTCCAGCCAGTGAAGGTAGAGAAAAAGAAAACCTCTGAAAGGATGGATATAAACGGAGTGGGAGAAACAAAGAAAACGAAGACTAACACAGACTATGGTAAAACGTACTCTGTTAAAGGGACTGACAGATTGCCAGAATATCCAGAATATAGCCATAGCGACGCTGGGTATGACCCTTTCAAGGACGCATTTGGTAGGCAAGAACCAGTCACCACAAAATCTGTTAAACGATACGATGGTCATTTAACAGGAGCTGTTGGACACGACGATTACAAGAACAAGTACGATTGGCGTGATCCCGTCACAACATCAAAACCAGTTCAAACAGATACAAAATGGAGAGATCACAAGCCATATGACTACAGCAGCACAGCAAACCACACGCCTGTTACGAGATATGGTAGTGAATCCCATTACGCACATGTCCGGGATCGCGTTGAAGGAAATAGAAGGAATTATGGGGACTATGACTATTATGACTATCAAACCCCAACAACAAGTTACAAGCAGCAACTGGTTTCTTCAGATCGGACAACTTTTGATTACAAGGGTAGGAAATACGTAGAAATAGGCGACAAATTCATACCTTATGAAAACTATGTAAGGCTCTTTGGTAAACACCATGATTCGCATGCCTAA